The region GGTCGTTTGGTTTTCTCTGGGTCGCAGGGCGCATTGCCGAGAGATCGTCGCGACACGGGGGCATCCTGAGTAGCGTGATTCTCGGCTGCGGCTCAGGAAGGAGTGATGCTTTGGGGGACCGGCTACGCAGCGAGCGCGATTGGTGGAACCGCCCCCATGTGTCGCGAGGCGGCGGGCAGGTGCATGAGCTGTCACTTCACTGATGGGGGAGCCACACACAGACACGCGTTGGGCAAGGCCTTGAAGGCCTCCCGTAGCGTGGTATGCTGACCCTAAATCACACATGCGGGAGGCTTTGCGTTGATCGTAGTAATGAAGGCAGGCGCTGCCCCCGAGGAGCTTGCCAGAGTGATTGAAGTAATCAGAAGCAACGGACTCGAAGTCCATCTGTCCCATGGCCAGGAACGGACTATCGTCGGTCTGGTGGGAGATGTCCGCAGAGTGTCGGAGGATTCCCTCGCGTCTCTTGACGGGGTCGAGAAGGTCATACGGGTGCTCAAGCCATTCAAGCTGGCGAGCAGGGATTTCTATCCCGAAAGCCATATCGTGCACGTGGGGTCGGTGGCCTTTGGCGGCGGCGAGGTACCCGTGATCGCCGGGCCGTGCGCAATCGAGAATGAGGAAAGCGCGATCACAGTCGCGAGACTCGTCCGGGATGCCGGGGCAAGGATGTTCAGGGGGGGCGCGTTCAAGCCAAGGACCTCCCCATACAGTTTCCAGGGTCTCGGCGAGGAAGGCCTGAGAATACTCGCTCGAGTCAGGGAACTCACTGGCCTTCCTGTTGTCAGCGAGGTCATCTCCCCTCAGGACGTGAGTCTCGTCTCCTCCTACGTGGACATGCTCCAGATTGGAGCGCGCAACATGCACAACTACGCGCTCCTCCACGAGGTAGGGAAGGCGAACCGCCCGGTTCTGCTCAAACGTGGTCTCATGTCTTCGGTCGAAGAGTGGCTGATGGCAGCGGAGTACATCCTTCTGGAAGGCAACTCCGATGTTGTGCTCTGCGAGAGAGGGATCAGGACCTACGAGACAGTCACCAGGAACACCCTGGACCTTTCCGCGGTGGCTGCTGCGAAACACCTCACCCACCTGCCTGTCATCGTGGACCCGAGCCATGGCACTGGCCGGTGGGATCTAGTTGCTCCGATGGCTCGGGCCGCTGTGGCATGCGGGGCTGACGGGATCATAGTCGAGGTGCACCCGCGCCCAGAGGCTGCCCTGTCTGATGGCCCTCAGTCACTCAAGCCTGAGGTTTTTGCCGATATGATGTGCGGCCTCAGGAGCGTGGCTCGGGCGGTGGGGCGGACCGTGGCTGACCCCGCCGACGGAGGAAAGGGCTTCCCGGGGTCAGTCTCTGGGGGTGGGGCCGTTGTCGGGGCGGAGTGTGCCGAGTAGCGTCGGCCTGGTGGGGCTCGGCCTCATAGGAGGCTCAATTGGCTTGGGGCTCCGTAGAGCCGGAGGCTACCGTGTGATAGGGTTCGACACCGATCCCCAGACGCTCGAGCTCGCCGTTTCATTGGGTGCTATCGACCGGGCGGCGCAGGCGCTGAATGAAGTCACAGACTGCGACGCTATAGTGGTCGCTGTGCCCCTTCTCGCCATGGAGGGCGCCTTTCGGGCACTTGCCCGCGCGCTCGAGGAATGTGCGGTGCGACGCCCCCAGCTCATAATGGACGTGGGCAGTGCGAAGCGCTCGGTCATGGGCTGGGCGCGTGCATGCTTCGAAGGTAACGTCCCATTTGTCGGGGGCCATCCTATGGCCGGGACAGAACACCACGGAATCAAGGCCGCCACCTCTGAGATGTTCAGAACGGCGGCTTTCGTATTGACTCCCTCCGAGTGGGCGGACCAGCATTCCATCGCCCTCGCCCGTTCGATAGCGACAGATCTGGGCGCGAGACCGGTCATGATGGATCCAGAGAGCCACGACCGGATGGTGGCCGCAACAAGCCACCTTCCGCTGTTGTGCGCGGCCGCGATATCCTCGATCGCCGCTGCGAGGGCAGACTCCGATCCGGACATGTGGGTCCTGGCGGGCGGTGGATTCCGGGATTCCACCAGGGTGGCGTCAGGGGCTCCGGAGCTGGGAACCGGAATCATGCTGGCGAATGCCGACGAGATCCGGCGCGCCCTCGAGGAGCTGATCGGGATCCTGTCCGGGGTGCTCGGTTGGCTCGAAGCCAGTGACTCGGACGACGCCACCCAGGCCCTCACATCGTTTTTTGACGAAGGGCGTCGCTCCCGGGCAGAATGGCTTGCGACGCTCGGACCGCGAAGGGGGCACGAGCATGCAAACGTTTGACACATGCTGTTACGCCGGCAGGCCGCTTCGTGGGGAGTTCACGCCCCCGGGCGACAAGTCCGTATCTCACAGAGCTGCGATCCTCGCGTCGCTTGTCCCGGGATGGTCTGTGATCGATCATTTCGCGCCCGGAGAGGACTGCACGTCCACCCTACGCTGCATGCAGGCCCTCGGGGCCACGGTCGAGCGGGAAGGTCCGGATGGGTTGCGGGTGAGGATAGCCGGAAAGGGGCTCCGGGGCCTCAGTGAGCCTGACGACGTGCTGGATGCAGGGAACTCCGGGACCACGATGAGGCTTCTCGCGGGGGTTCTAGCTGGTCAGGACTTCTTCTCGGCCCTCACCGGAGACGCCTCTCTCAGACGCCGGCCAATGGGCCGGGTGGTGGAACCGTTGTCGCGGATGGGGGCGAACATATGGGGTAGGGGAGGAGGGCGTCTGGCTCCCCTGGCAATCCGGGGTGGCAAGCTCTCCGGCACGGACCACACGATCCCGGTCGCCAGCGCCCAGGTCAAGTCCTGCATTCTCTTGGCAGGGCTCTTTGCCGATGGTCCCACATCTGTCACGGAGCCTGCCAGGTCCCGGGACCACACCGAGCTGTTCCTGAACTACCTGGGGGTGCCTGTAGTCACTGATGGGCTCCGAGTGACGGTGGGCATGCCCGGCGCGCCCAGAGAGCCCCGGCCGTTCGAGCTGTCGGTCCCCGGCGACCCATCATCCGCTTCGTTCTTCCTGGGAGCCGCCGCTGCAATCCCCGATTCGCAGGTTACGGCGAGAAGAGTCCTGCTAAACCCCACCCGCGCTGGGTTCCTTTCCGTGCTCAGGCGGATGGGCGGGGATGTCCGGGTTGACCCGTGCCCGGCTGACGGCCCCGAGCGGTGTGCGGATGTGACCGTGACTCACTCCAGACTTCGTGGGTTCCACATAGAGGCCTCTGAAGTCCCGGCGCTTGTAGACGAGATCCCGTTGCTTGCGGTGATAGCGACCTGCGCGAGCGAGCCCAGTGTGATCCAGGGCGCGGGTGAATTGAGGTTCAAGGAGACGGACAGGATCGCCGCCATAGTGACTGGCCTTGGCCGGATGGGGGCGCGGGTGGAGGACAGGGGTGATTCGCTCGTAGTGCACCCTGGCCCGCTCCGCGGTGCTAAGGTTAGCTCCTTAGGTGACCACAGGATGGCAATGGCCCTGGCTGTGGCCGGCTTGATGGCAAAAGGTGGTTCCACCATCTACGATTTCGACTCCGTGAACATCTCCTACCCGGGCTTCGTGGAGGATCTTACGGCCATGTGCGGGGCACACGGGCAGGACGCACCGGACACCTCCGCGAGGGGCGCTTGCCCCGGGCACCGGCAGACAGGAGAAGGGAGTGTGTAAGGGTTGAGACTGGCGGTTCTCTTCGGATGGCCCGCTTCGAGCAGCCTGTCCCCGGCCATGTTCCGGGCGGCCTTCGATGAAGTAGGCCTTCGGGACTGGGCATACATCCCCATCGATGTCGAGCGGGCAGGGATCGGTCGCGCATTCGGCGTGCTGGGTGCCGTGAACGTGGCGGGGGCGAACGTGACGATTCCCCACAAGGAGGCGGCACTGGGCCTCGTGTCCGTCGCTACTCCCAGGGCGCTCGCAGCTGGAGCGGTCAACCTCGTATACAGGGACTCCGGACGGCTGATTGGGGACAACACAGACGGGGGGGCCTTAATCGAGTCCCTGGCTGTCCGTGGTGTGCAGGCTTCCGGGCTCAAGGCGGTCATATTCGGGGCGGGAGGCTCGGCACGCGGGTGTGCTGCCGCATTGGTC is a window of Bacillota bacterium DNA encoding:
- the aroF gene encoding 3-deoxy-7-phosphoheptulonate synthase, whose amino-acid sequence is MIVVMKAGAAPEELARVIEVIRSNGLEVHLSHGQERTIVGLVGDVRRVSEDSLASLDGVEKVIRVLKPFKLASRDFYPESHIVHVGSVAFGGGEVPVIAGPCAIENEESAITVARLVRDAGARMFRGGAFKPRTSPYSFQGLGEEGLRILARVRELTGLPVVSEVISPQDVSLVSSYVDMLQIGARNMHNYALLHEVGKANRPVLLKRGLMSSVEEWLMAAEYILLEGNSDVVLCERGIRTYETVTRNTLDLSAVAAAKHLTHLPVIVDPSHGTGRWDLVAPMARAAVACGADGIIVEVHPRPEAALSDGPQSLKPEVFADMMCGLRSVARAVGRTVADPADGGKGFPGSVSGGGAVVGAECAE
- a CDS encoding prephenate dehydrogenase/arogenate dehydrogenase family protein yields the protein MGLGLIGGSIGLGLRRAGGYRVIGFDTDPQTLELAVSLGAIDRAAQALNEVTDCDAIVVAVPLLAMEGAFRALARALEECAVRRPQLIMDVGSAKRSVMGWARACFEGNVPFVGGHPMAGTEHHGIKAATSEMFRTAAFVLTPSEWADQHSIALARSIATDLGARPVMMDPESHDRMVAATSHLPLLCAAAISSIAAARADSDPDMWVLAGGGFRDSTRVASGAPELGTGIMLANADEIRRALEELIGILSGVLGWLEASDSDDATQALTSFFDEGRRSRAEWLATLGPRRGHEHANV
- the aroA gene encoding 3-phosphoshikimate 1-carboxyvinyltransferase, with the translated sequence MQTFDTCCYAGRPLRGEFTPPGDKSVSHRAAILASLVPGWSVIDHFAPGEDCTSTLRCMQALGATVEREGPDGLRVRIAGKGLRGLSEPDDVLDAGNSGTTMRLLAGVLAGQDFFSALTGDASLRRRPMGRVVEPLSRMGANIWGRGGGRLAPLAIRGGKLSGTDHTIPVASAQVKSCILLAGLFADGPTSVTEPARSRDHTELFLNYLGVPVVTDGLRVTVGMPGAPREPRPFELSVPGDPSSASFFLGAAAAIPDSQVTARRVLLNPTRAGFLSVLRRMGGDVRVDPCPADGPERCADVTVTHSRLRGFHIEASEVPALVDEIPLLAVIATCASEPSVIQGAGELRFKETDRIAAIVTGLGRMGARVEDRGDSLVVHPGPLRGAKVSSLGDHRMAMALAVAGLMAKGGSTIYDFDSVNISYPGFVEDLTAMCGAHGQDAPDTSARGACPGHRQTGEGSV